Proteins co-encoded in one Crateriforma spongiae genomic window:
- a CDS encoding cation-translocating P-type ATPase — protein sequence MTKPQTDIWYDHSADQVAQRLETDFREGLGLLEVGRRQSRFGPNQLTQKAADGWPVILLRQFQQPLVYILLGAVVLTLVMREWADAAVILAVVLVNASIGFVQEAKALKAIDALSQSLQTMANVIRGGQPATVDASELVPGDVVQLQSGDRVPADLRLVETKDLQIDESALTGESVPVEKQTSALPAGTVLAERTNVAYSTTLVTYGTATGIVVATGDRTEIGHINELIASADVLETPLVRRINELSHLLLKVILVLAVLVAVAGVIRGAKPVDVLLSAVALAVGAIPEGLPAVVTATLALGVARLASRRAIVRKLPAVETLGSTSVICSDKTGTLTQNQMTVRNLWADDRLFTATGSGYSPEGRLMPGAEGDAGTGEPDSLDLDDQPVLAELMRAGLLCNDARLNQDGDGNWQVEGDPTEAALLVSAAKGRLERQQQQQRRPRLDVVPFESQHQYMATLHQADNETIVYLKGSVERVLARCDTTYSGRPVDVDSIERQVDALASKGQRVLAFAIKRFPADTRSLGHDDLTDGMQWLGLQGMIDPPRPEAIKAVAACQQAGIRVKMITGDHVGTAKAIAGQLGLNGKRNEGELVGLTGAELEGMRDHDLIATVEDVCVFARVSPAQKLRLVEALQSLGHVTAMTGDGVNDAPALRQANIGVAMGITGTEVTKESADMILTDDNFASIEAAVEEGRGIYDNLIKFIAWTLPTNLGEAGIILVATLLGLQLPITPLQILWINMSTAVLLGATLAFEPKEADVMTRPPRRQDEGILTGPLIWRTMWVGGVLVLATYFVFAFKKSLGVDMDAARTAAVNVIVMGQAFYLLNCRSLHYSIFRIGPFRNPLLWAGILAMIGLQLAFTYLPFMNQVFESAPTTWRPWALAVAAGLLLHVLAELDKLRQRFAATKSSGSNV from the coding sequence ATGACGAAGCCGCAAACCGACATTTGGTATGACCATTCTGCCGATCAGGTTGCCCAGCGTTTGGAGACGGATTTCCGTGAAGGCTTGGGGCTCTTGGAAGTCGGACGCCGGCAAAGTCGTTTCGGTCCCAACCAATTGACGCAGAAGGCGGCCGATGGTTGGCCCGTGATTCTGCTGCGACAGTTCCAACAGCCTCTGGTGTACATCTTGTTGGGCGCCGTCGTGCTGACGCTGGTCATGCGCGAATGGGCCGATGCCGCGGTGATCTTGGCCGTTGTATTGGTCAATGCTTCGATCGGTTTTGTCCAAGAAGCCAAAGCGTTGAAAGCCATCGACGCTCTCAGCCAGTCGCTGCAGACCATGGCCAACGTGATTCGTGGTGGCCAACCCGCGACCGTCGATGCCAGTGAATTGGTTCCCGGTGATGTGGTTCAGTTGCAATCCGGTGACCGTGTCCCCGCTGATTTGCGTCTGGTGGAAACGAAAGACCTGCAGATCGATGAATCCGCATTGACCGGCGAATCCGTTCCGGTCGAAAAACAGACCTCGGCTTTACCGGCCGGAACCGTTTTGGCCGAACGGACCAACGTCGCCTATTCCACGACACTAGTGACTTATGGGACGGCAACGGGCATCGTGGTTGCGACCGGTGACCGAACCGAGATCGGACACATCAACGAATTGATCGCTTCGGCCGATGTGTTGGAGACTCCACTGGTCCGCCGGATCAATGAGCTGAGTCATTTGTTGCTAAAGGTGATCTTGGTTTTGGCGGTGTTGGTTGCCGTCGCCGGCGTGATCCGTGGTGCCAAGCCTGTCGACGTCCTGTTGTCAGCGGTGGCGTTGGCGGTGGGGGCAATTCCCGAAGGCTTGCCCGCGGTGGTGACCGCGACTTTGGCCCTGGGCGTCGCACGTCTGGCCAGCCGACGAGCGATCGTTCGCAAGTTGCCCGCGGTCGAAACGCTGGGCAGCACTTCGGTGATCTGTTCTGACAAGACAGGAACGTTGACACAGAACCAGATGACGGTTCGCAATCTGTGGGCCGATGACAGGCTGTTCACGGCGACCGGTTCTGGCTACTCACCCGAGGGGCGGTTGATGCCAGGTGCGGAAGGCGATGCAGGCACCGGCGAACCCGATTCGTTGGATCTGGATGATCAGCCCGTCTTGGCGGAATTGATGCGCGCCGGCCTGTTGTGCAACGATGCACGATTGAATCAAGACGGCGATGGGAATTGGCAGGTCGAAGGGGATCCGACCGAAGCTGCGTTACTGGTATCGGCCGCAAAAGGCCGACTGGAACGTCAACAGCAACAACAGCGCCGTCCACGCTTGGATGTTGTGCCCTTCGAATCCCAGCACCAGTACATGGCCACGCTGCATCAGGCAGACAATGAAACCATTGTCTATCTGAAGGGATCGGTCGAACGGGTCTTGGCCCGATGTGATACGACCTACAGTGGCCGACCAGTCGACGTTGATTCCATCGAACGACAAGTCGATGCCTTGGCATCCAAAGGCCAGCGTGTACTGGCTTTTGCGATCAAACGTTTTCCGGCGGACACGCGATCGCTGGGCCATGATGATTTGACCGATGGGATGCAGTGGCTGGGCCTGCAGGGCATGATCGATCCGCCCCGTCCCGAAGCCATCAAAGCCGTGGCGGCGTGCCAGCAAGCTGGGATTCGCGTCAAGATGATCACCGGTGACCACGTGGGCACCGCCAAAGCGATCGCCGGGCAACTGGGCTTGAACGGAAAACGAAACGAGGGGGAATTGGTCGGGCTGACCGGTGCGGAACTGGAAGGCATGCGCGATCATGACTTGATCGCCACCGTTGAAGACGTCTGTGTGTTTGCCAGAGTTTCACCCGCACAAAAACTGCGATTGGTCGAGGCCCTTCAATCGCTTGGACACGTCACCGCCATGACCGGTGACGGCGTGAATGATGCGCCCGCACTTCGCCAAGCCAACATCGGCGTTGCGATGGGGATCACCGGCACCGAGGTCACCAAAGAATCCGCCGACATGATTCTGACCGATGACAACTTTGCATCCATCGAAGCGGCGGTGGAGGAAGGTCGCGGAATCTATGACAACTTGATCAAGTTCATCGCTTGGACGCTGCCGACGAATCTCGGCGAGGCCGGAATCATCTTGGTCGCGACGTTGTTGGGATTGCAGTTGCCCATCACGCCGCTACAGATTCTGTGGATCAACATGTCGACCGCGGTCTTGTTGGGTGCCACCCTGGCGTTTGAACCCAAGGAAGCGGATGTTATGACCCGGCCACCAAGACGCCAAGACGAAGGCATTTTGACGGGGCCGCTGATTTGGCGAACCATGTGGGTCGGCGGCGTACTGGTCCTGGCCACGTATTTCGTTTTTGCCTTCAAGAAATCATTGGGCGTCGATATGGATGCGGCGCGGACCGCCGCGGTGAATGTCATTGTCATGGGCCAAGCGTTTTATCTGCTGAACTGCCGATCGCTTCATTATTCGATCTTTCGTATCGGGCCGTTCCGAAACCCGCTGTTGTGGGCCGGCATCCTGGCGATGATCGGATTGCAACTGGCGTTCACATACTTGCCCTTCATGAACCAAGTGTTTGAATCTGCACCGACGACGTGGCGTCCCTGGGCACTGGCCGTCGCGGCCGGACTGTTGCTGCACGTGCTTGCCGAGCTGGACAAGTTGCGTCAACGGTTCGCAGCGACGAAATCGTCCGGCTCGAACGTGTGA
- a CDS encoding O-acetylhomoserine aminocarboxypropyltransferase/cysteine synthase family protein — protein MSEPQYRDATLALHAGQQPDPATNSRAVPIYATTSYTFNDTEHAAALFGLTEFGNIYSRLMNPTVDVLEKRLAALDGGVTGLCFASGQAAITAAILTIAHSGQNIVSSTSLYGGTWTLFTQTLKNLGVEVRFFDPGKPETIHGLVDENTRLVYMESLGNPKNDVPDFKAIADAAHTAPHGAIPVICDNTVMTPMLLKPIQHGIDIVVYSTTKFIGGHGTSIGGAIVDSGNFKWADQPDKWPEFCGPSPSYHGAVFEEHLRPMGNIAYNLHIRTHWLRDTGAAMNPFAAFLFLQGLETLHLRMPRHCENALAVAKFLESHDGVDWVNYPGLESSPHHANAQKYLADGQGAILGFGIKGGLEAGKKFINACKLCSHLANIGDAKTLVIHPASTTHQQLSESEQSSAGVTPEYIRVSVGIEDAQDIIDDLKQALAVATA, from the coding sequence ATGTCCGAACCGCAATATCGCGATGCGACGTTGGCGCTGCACGCCGGTCAACAGCCCGACCCCGCCACCAACAGCCGCGCGGTGCCGATCTATGCGACGACCAGTTACACGTTCAATGACACCGAACACGCCGCGGCGTTGTTCGGATTGACCGAGTTCGGAAACATCTACAGCCGGTTGATGAACCCGACCGTCGACGTTTTGGAGAAGCGTCTGGCGGCTTTGGACGGCGGCGTCACGGGCCTGTGTTTTGCCAGCGGCCAAGCGGCGATCACGGCTGCGATTTTGACGATCGCCCACAGCGGTCAAAACATCGTCAGCAGCACGTCGCTGTACGGCGGCACCTGGACGTTGTTCACGCAAACGTTGAAGAATCTGGGCGTCGAAGTCCGTTTCTTTGATCCGGGCAAACCGGAAACCATTCACGGCCTGGTCGATGAAAACACGCGACTGGTTTACATGGAATCGCTGGGCAACCCCAAGAACGATGTCCCCGATTTCAAAGCGATCGCCGATGCGGCCCACACCGCACCGCACGGCGCGATTCCGGTCATCTGTGACAACACCGTGATGACACCGATGTTGCTCAAGCCGATTCAGCACGGCATCGACATCGTCGTCTACAGCACGACCAAGTTCATCGGCGGCCATGGCACCAGTATCGGCGGTGCGATCGTCGACAGCGGAAACTTCAAATGGGCCGACCAGCCCGACAAATGGCCGGAATTCTGTGGCCCGTCCCCGTCGTACCACGGCGCGGTTTTCGAAGAACACCTGCGTCCGATGGGCAACATCGCCTACAACTTGCATATTCGCACCCACTGGTTGCGAGACACCGGGGCGGCGATGAACCCGTTCGCGGCTTTCTTGTTCTTGCAAGGTTTGGAAACGCTGCACCTGCGAATGCCGCGGCACTGCGAAAACGCCTTGGCTGTTGCCAAGTTCTTGGAATCCCACGACGGGGTCGATTGGGTCAATTACCCGGGACTGGAATCCAGTCCCCACCACGCCAACGCTCAAAAGTACTTGGCCGATGGCCAAGGCGCGATCCTGGGCTTCGGCATCAAGGGCGGACTGGAAGCGGGCAAGAAGTTCATCAATGCGTGCAAGCTGTGTTCGCACTTGGCCAATATCGGCGATGCAAAAACGCTGGTCATTCACCCCGCCAGCACGACTCACCAACAGCTGTCCGAAAGCGAACAGTCCAGCGCGGGCGTGACGCCGGAGTACATCCGGGTCAGCGTGGGGATCGAGGATGCCCAGGACATCATCGACGACTTGAAGCAAGCTTTGGCCGTCGCGACGGCTTGA
- a CDS encoding BPL-N domain-containing protein, translated as MPTPALIDDRRADHVTNPVQRFTAGRLWLTIVVGVSSLVVTSATVLHGCTTAVISGRVTPDGRPLLWKNRDTTSSVHNEVVVIDDGPLRAIGVINAGQDTSVWMGMNEAGFCIENSLSLDLRDDDDQRKGLGNGALMKKALQSCRKVEDFRRLLEQTNATGRSTAANFGVIDASGGASVFETGPNQFQEFDINDPVVAPDGFLVRTNFATTAKALPADPDADSLTDVYSGVRYCRADDLLSKATDSGGTIDLRFVLRHLARDMADTNGVGFPGTINGQAGPLPPVIPIDKTISRRTTVSAVVFHGVQKDEPCESTTMWTILGDPKYSIAVPVEMRCRVIADPLEGSRGGEIGEIALTLRDWTLTKDRHSIHTHALPGIWADLWPIEDQLIRQNLEHRDRMLDTPGSALQASHSQHERLAAKAYTAMRQELVQAKQAALQHATKPDESESLVPQSRRAAGSDGVIHVAIYDHAESVHRRTKTLLSVLTSDHGFQCDRVSPGDIRDGVLSGYDVLVMPGGSASGQSKKLQDQGREQIRRFVDSGGGYLGICAGAYLATAHYDWSLGLIDARVWDRIHWARGNGPVTVSLSEMGQQCLGISDSRVDVDYAQGPLLVPGRYDHLPDYNVIAKFQTAVAQKGAHEDAMAGTHAVIHGEFGDGQVVCISPHPEFPGGPNQMVRAAVRLVAGDTEDDD; from the coding sequence ATGCCCACGCCCGCCCTGATTGATGATCGACGCGCTGATCACGTGACGAATCCCGTTCAACGTTTCACCGCAGGGCGTCTTTGGCTGACGATCGTTGTCGGTGTGTCATCGTTGGTGGTGACCTCTGCAACGGTTCTGCACGGGTGCACCACCGCGGTGATCAGCGGCCGTGTGACGCCGGACGGACGTCCGCTGTTGTGGAAGAATCGAGACACAACCTCCAGCGTTCACAACGAAGTCGTCGTCATCGACGATGGGCCGCTGCGGGCAATCGGCGTGATCAACGCCGGTCAAGATACGTCGGTCTGGATGGGAATGAACGAGGCGGGTTTCTGTATCGAAAACTCACTCAGTTTGGATCTCCGCGACGATGACGATCAACGCAAGGGGCTGGGCAACGGCGCGTTGATGAAAAAGGCACTGCAGTCTTGCCGCAAGGTGGAAGATTTTCGACGTTTGTTGGAACAGACCAATGCGACCGGACGCAGCACCGCGGCGAATTTCGGCGTCATCGATGCCTCCGGTGGTGCATCGGTCTTTGAAACCGGCCCGAACCAGTTTCAAGAGTTCGACATCAATGATCCCGTCGTGGCGCCGGACGGTTTTCTTGTGCGGACCAACTTTGCAACCACGGCAAAGGCTTTGCCGGCCGATCCCGACGCGGATTCGCTGACGGATGTGTACTCCGGTGTAAGGTATTGTCGTGCCGATGACCTGTTGTCAAAAGCAACGGATTCCGGCGGCACGATTGATTTGCGGTTCGTCTTGCGTCATCTGGCCCGCGATATGGCGGACACCAATGGCGTTGGTTTTCCAGGAACGATTAACGGACAAGCGGGGCCGCTGCCTCCGGTGATTCCAATCGACAAGACGATCAGCCGGCGTACCACGGTCTCGGCGGTGGTGTTCCATGGGGTTCAAAAAGACGAACCCTGTGAATCGACCACCATGTGGACCATTTTGGGTGATCCCAAGTACTCGATCGCTGTACCGGTGGAGATGCGTTGTCGCGTGATCGCCGATCCACTGGAAGGTTCACGTGGCGGCGAGATCGGAGAGATCGCGTTGACGCTTCGCGATTGGACGCTGACCAAAGATCGGCATTCGATTCATACCCACGCGTTGCCCGGGATTTGGGCCGATCTGTGGCCCATCGAAGATCAGCTGATTCGACAAAACTTGGAACACCGTGATCGAATGCTCGATACGCCAGGATCAGCGCTCCAGGCGTCCCATTCCCAACACGAGCGATTAGCCGCCAAAGCCTACACGGCGATGCGACAGGAATTGGTGCAAGCCAAACAGGCGGCCTTGCAGCACGCCACGAAGCCGGACGAATCGGAATCGCTGGTGCCGCAATCGCGTCGTGCCGCCGGATCAGACGGTGTGATTCACGTCGCGATCTATGACCACGCCGAAAGCGTTCATCGACGTACCAAAACGTTGTTGTCTGTTTTGACCAGCGATCACGGTTTCCAGTGCGATCGGGTCAGTCCGGGAGACATTCGCGACGGCGTTTTGTCAGGTTATGACGTGCTCGTGATGCCGGGCGGATCGGCCAGCGGCCAGTCCAAAAAACTGCAGGACCAGGGGCGTGAACAGATCCGTCGTTTTGTTGATTCCGGGGGCGGTTATCTGGGAATCTGCGCCGGTGCCTATCTGGCCACGGCGCACTACGATTGGTCGTTGGGGCTGATCGATGCGCGGGTTTGGGATCGCATCCACTGGGCGCGAGGCAACGGGCCGGTGACCGTGTCGTTAAGCGAAATGGGCCAGCAGTGTTTGGGCATCTCGGATTCGCGGGTGGATGTTGACTATGCCCAGGGCCCCTTGCTGGTTCCCGGTCGTTATGACCATCTGCCGGACTACAACGTCATTGCCAAGTTTCAAACAGCCGTGGCACAAAAGGGGGCACACGAAGACGCCATGGCGGGCACGCACGCGGTGATTCATGGCGAATTTGGTGACGGCCAGGTCGTCTGCATCAGTCCGCACCCGGAATTTCCAGGGGGGCCCAACCAAATGGTTCGTGCCGCGGTTCGGTTAGTCGCGGGGGATACCGAGGACGATGACTGA
- the metX gene encoding homoserine O-acetyltransferase MetX: MRFQSTDDLRSDGPLRYAQSVDFDQPLALELGGSLPHVRCAYETWGMLNDDASNAILVCHAISGDSHAARHDDDDAPGWWDALIGPGKPIDTDRFFVVCPNVLGGCRGTTGPGDLDPATKRPYGADFPRITIGDMVAVQRRLADHLGINRWKAVVGGSLGGHQVLTWVTRYPDSAETCIAIATSPRLTSQALGFDVVGRNAIQSDPHFADGQYYDRPSRPDTGLAIARMLGHITYLSSQAMDAKFDPDRHDPRQIASDFEQRFSVGSYLAHQGQKFVTRFDANSYITLTMAMDLFDLGDTRLKLMERFDDSDCNYLVVSFSSDWLFTPQQSRDIVNALTALDHEVTYAEITTDAGHDAFLIESDIDQYGPLVRAKLGDIDTSRPPLKPADEAILELIPDDASVLDLGCGSGRLLSALATRGRRRLMGVEVAQAKILAAAARGLDVIDYDLNKGLPAFIDNQFDFVVLNSTLQAVENVESLFDEMMRVGRHAVLSFPNFAFRELRDHYVRQGRSPKSQGEFNHDWFNTPNRRFPSIADVLEFCQRRGVTVNDAVYLDTTRGTKVSDDDDPNLNADVAVILLSAV, encoded by the coding sequence ATGCGATTTCAAAGCACCGATGATCTCCGCAGCGACGGCCCGCTGCGGTACGCCCAATCGGTCGACTTTGATCAACCACTGGCGCTGGAGCTCGGTGGTTCGCTTCCGCATGTCCGTTGTGCCTATGAAACGTGGGGCATGCTGAACGACGATGCCTCCAACGCGATTCTGGTCTGTCACGCGATCAGCGGTGATTCGCACGCGGCGCGGCATGACGATGACGACGCGCCGGGTTGGTGGGACGCTTTGATCGGACCGGGAAAACCGATCGATACCGATCGTTTCTTTGTCGTTTGTCCGAACGTTCTGGGCGGCTGTCGCGGGACGACCGGTCCGGGGGATCTGGATCCCGCCACCAAACGCCCCTACGGCGCCGACTTTCCACGCATCACCATCGGGGACATGGTGGCGGTGCAGCGACGCTTGGCCGATCATTTGGGGATCAACCGATGGAAAGCCGTGGTGGGCGGATCCCTGGGCGGCCACCAAGTATTGACCTGGGTGACACGGTATCCCGATTCGGCTGAAACCTGCATTGCGATCGCCACGTCGCCACGATTGACGTCCCAGGCGCTGGGGTTCGACGTGGTCGGACGCAATGCGATCCAATCGGATCCCCATTTCGCCGACGGCCAATACTACGACCGCCCCAGTCGTCCCGACACGGGGTTGGCAATCGCACGGATGTTGGGCCACATCACATATTTGTCCAGCCAAGCGATGGACGCCAAGTTTGATCCGGATCGCCATGACCCGCGTCAGATTGCGTCGGATTTTGAGCAGCGTTTCAGCGTCGGTTCTTACTTGGCCCATCAAGGCCAAAAATTTGTCACCCGGTTTGACGCCAACAGTTACATCACGCTGACCATGGCGATGGATCTGTTTGATTTGGGCGACACGCGATTGAAGCTGATGGAGCGGTTTGACGATTCGGATTGCAACTATCTGGTCGTCAGTTTCAGCAGCGATTGGTTGTTCACGCCACAACAGTCACGGGACATCGTCAACGCGTTGACGGCGCTGGATCACGAGGTCACCTACGCCGAGATCACCACCGACGCCGGGCACGATGCGTTTTTGATCGAATCGGATATCGACCAATATGGTCCATTGGTGCGTGCGAAGCTTGGTGACATCGATACCAGTCGTCCGCCGCTCAAACCGGCCGACGAAGCCATCTTGGAATTGATTCCCGATGACGCTTCGGTGTTGGATTTGGGTTGCGGCAGCGGGCGATTGTTGTCCGCGCTGGCGACCCGCGGTCGCCGAAGATTGATGGGAGTGGAAGTCGCCCAGGCGAAAATCTTGGCGGCGGCCGCGCGTGGTTTGGACGTGATCGATTACGACCTGAACAAAGGTTTGCCTGCGTTCATCGACAACCAGTTCGACTTCGTGGTGTTGAATTCAACGCTGCAAGCGGTGGAGAACGTCGAATCACTGTTCGACGAAATGATGCGTGTCGGGCGTCACGCCGTGTTAAGTTTTCCAAACTTTGCGTTTCGCGAACTGCGTGACCATTACGTCCGCCAAGGGCGTTCGCCAAAATCGCAGGGCGAATTCAACCACGACTGGTTCAACACGCCCAATCGACGATTCCCTAGCATCGCGGACGTGCTGGAATTTTGTCAGCGTCGCGGCGTGACGGTGAACGACGCGGTTTATTTGGACACCACACGCGGAACCAAAGTCAGCGATGATGACGACCCGAATTTGAACGCCGACGTCGCCGTGATACTTTTGAGCGCCGTCTGA
- a CDS encoding sulfatase-like hydrolase/transferase, with amino-acid sequence MLFRIRTVWTGPFLLVLLSLVLRTFACAAEGETHPNIVVILADDMGYGDLGCQGSETLRTPNLDRLAQSGVLCTQAYVASAVCSPSRAGLLTGRDPRRFGYEGNLNASPSNYATRVELLGLPSSEHTLGDHLRNAGYATAIIGKWHLGIGPMHHPNRRGFDHFCGMLGGSHHYFPATMKHSIERNGTRVQDFSSDYLTDFFTDEGLRFIRQQSAESPRQPWFVFFSYNAPHTPMHATDADLEVFAAIKDKKRRTYAAMMYALDRGVGRICDELKHSGQWEQTMIVFLSDNGGATNNGSWNGPLRGVKGCLREGGIRVPMICTWPAKIPAGQVHDGVVSSLDLLPTFMAAAGAECLPLSDPLSHEDKSNRKRMVRLAGTHDGVNLLPRLMRQDSDDARRLYWRLQGQAAILDGKDKLVRLSHRPAEMFDVSSDVSETYDLSQDQPDRFRQLMSELGRWESSLPTVPLWGSSPYWSGDSANHYDGWAPRPEPPSEP; translated from the coding sequence ATGTTGTTTCGTATTCGTACCGTATGGACGGGGCCTTTTCTGCTGGTCTTGTTGTCGCTGGTCTTGAGGACGTTTGCTTGTGCGGCGGAGGGGGAGACGCACCCGAACATTGTCGTGATTTTGGCGGACGACATGGGGTATGGTGATCTCGGATGCCAAGGCAGCGAAACGCTTCGAACGCCGAACTTGGATCGGCTGGCCCAATCGGGCGTCCTGTGCACGCAGGCCTATGTTGCCAGTGCCGTGTGTTCACCATCGCGGGCCGGATTGCTGACCGGTCGTGATCCAAGACGATTCGGATACGAAGGCAATTTGAACGCTTCGCCGTCCAACTATGCCACGCGCGTCGAATTGCTGGGCTTACCCAGCAGTGAACACACGCTGGGCGATCATTTGCGAAATGCCGGCTATGCGACCGCCATCATTGGAAAATGGCACTTGGGAATCGGACCCATGCATCATCCCAATCGCCGTGGTTTTGATCACTTCTGTGGCATGCTGGGAGGCAGTCATCACTATTTCCCTGCCACGATGAAGCATTCCATCGAACGCAATGGCACACGTGTCCAGGATTTTTCGAGTGACTATTTGACCGACTTTTTTACGGATGAAGGGCTGCGTTTCATTCGCCAACAAAGTGCAGAATCGCCGCGGCAGCCTTGGTTCGTCTTCTTTTCCTACAACGCGCCGCACACTCCCATGCACGCCACCGATGCGGACTTGGAAGTCTTCGCAGCGATCAAGGACAAGAAACGCCGAACCTATGCGGCGATGATGTATGCGTTAGACCGTGGAGTCGGACGAATCTGCGACGAATTGAAACATTCGGGGCAGTGGGAACAAACCATGATCGTGTTCCTATCGGACAACGGTGGTGCGACCAACAATGGCAGTTGGAATGGACCGTTACGGGGCGTGAAAGGTTGCCTTCGCGAAGGCGGGATTCGCGTGCCCATGATCTGCACATGGCCGGCAAAGATTCCGGCCGGCCAAGTTCACGACGGTGTGGTCAGTTCACTTGACCTTTTGCCCACGTTCATGGCGGCAGCGGGTGCGGAGTGCTTGCCGCTTTCCGATCCGTTATCACACGAAGACAAGTCGAATCGAAAACGAATGGTTCGTTTGGCGGGAACGCACGATGGTGTGAATCTGCTGCCACGATTGATGCGACAAGATTCCGACGACGCGCGTCGGTTGTATTGGCGACTGCAGGGTCAAGCGGCGATTCTGGACGGGAAAGACAAGCTGGTTCGGTTGTCCCACCGACCGGCTGAGATGTTCGACGTTTCGTCGGACGTTTCCGAAACGTATGACCTTTCGCAAGATCAACCCGATCGGTTTCGTCAGCTGATGAGTGAACTTGGCCGATGGGAATCCAGCTTGCCCACGGTTCCGCTGTGGGGATCTTCGCCGTATTGGTCGGGGGATTCCGCCAATCACTATGATGGTTGGGCGCCGCGACCGGAGCCACCGTCCGAACCGTGA
- a CDS encoding MFS transporter — MKSDSLATRSFVGFLVTQFFGAFNDNLFKQLLLLLAVPSAAAIAAGQAKGPDLQGIATVVFGLPFVFAGGLAGFWADKFNKRTIIIGSKMAEIVVMALGMIAFWAVPYVGFYGLWAVLFLMGLQSTFFGPGKYGILPEMLEKRQLPRANGLVLMTTFVAIIIGTAAAGPLKDALVDPDIPGVRAAQKLWIGSFVCIGIAILGTISSLFIARVPVADPDLKLKAEYLTVPKPMRRLLLDDKPLLWALLASCVFWLIAGLTIQAVNSLGKTQLGLSDTNTSLMVSLISVGIAIGGVVAGWLTRKTSARTVLHIGCWGVVLFCVLLAITVPGRGHLLGFPGSIPALMLLGASAAFFAIPIQVFLQSRPPDELKGRMIAVMNQANFIAIVGSGVLYQIMDLVISQADWPRSSVFAAMAVLFVPVAIVYRLDDSDDAVPSGPDGIPETAV; from the coding sequence ATGAAATCTGACTCGCTAGCCACCCGCAGTTTCGTCGGATTCTTGGTGACGCAGTTCTTTGGTGCGTTCAACGACAACCTGTTCAAGCAGTTGTTGCTGTTGTTGGCGGTGCCGTCGGCGGCGGCGATCGCGGCCGGTCAAGCGAAGGGCCCCGATCTGCAGGGAATCGCCACGGTCGTCTTTGGATTGCCGTTCGTCTTTGCCGGTGGCTTGGCCGGGTTTTGGGCGGACAAATTCAATAAACGCACGATCATCATCGGCAGCAAAATGGCCGAGATTGTCGTCATGGCGTTGGGCATGATCGCGTTTTGGGCGGTCCCCTATGTCGGCTTTTACGGTTTGTGGGCGGTCTTGTTTTTGATGGGCCTGCAAAGCACTTTTTTCGGTCCAGGAAAGTATGGCATCCTGCCGGAGATGTTGGAAAAACGGCAGTTGCCCCGCGCCAACGGTCTGGTTTTGATGACCACATTTGTTGCGATCATCATCGGAACCGCTGCGGCGGGGCCGCTGAAAGATGCTTTGGTGGATCCCGATATCCCCGGCGTTCGCGCGGCCCAAAAGTTGTGGATCGGATCGTTCGTTTGCATCGGCATCGCAATCTTGGGAACGATTTCCAGTTTGTTCATCGCGCGAGTCCCGGTCGCCGATCCGGATCTGAAACTGAAGGCCGAGTATTTGACGGTCCCCAAACCGATGCGGCGATTGTTGTTGGACGACAAGCCGCTGTTGTGGGCACTGCTCGCGTCGTGTGTGTTTTGGTTGATCGCGGGGCTGACCATTCAAGCGGTCAATTCGTTGGGCAAAACACAACTGGGACTGTCCGATACAAACACCAGTTTGATGGTGTCACTGATCAGTGTTGGTATCGCCATCGGTGGTGTGGTCGCCGGATGGCTGACACGAAAGACGTCGGCGCGAACGGTGCTGCACATCGGGTGTTGGGGGGTGGTCTTGTTCTGTGTGTTGTTGGCGATCACGGTTCCGGGGCGAGGGCATTTGTTGGGGTTTCCCGGCAGCATTCCCGCCCTGATGTTGCTGGGGGCGTCGGCGGCATTCTTTGCGATTCCCATCCAAGTTTTTCTTCAATCGCGTCCGCCGGATGAGCTGAAGGGACGGATGATTGCGGTGATGAACCAAGCGAACTTCATCGCCATTGTCGGTTCGGGTGTCCTGTACCAGATCATGGACTTGGTGATCAGCCAGGCCGATTGGCCACGCAGTAGTGTGTTCGCAGCGATGGCGGTCTTGTTTGTTCCGGTGGCGATCGTTTACCGGCTGGACGACAGCGATGACGCCGTGCCGAGCGGACCCGACGGGATTCCAGAAACGGCGGTTTAG